A single genomic interval of Rosistilla ulvae harbors:
- a CDS encoding LysR family transcriptional regulator: protein MQIRALRVFCDIASQRSFSRAAAAHGMTQSAASQIVHHLEQDLSVQLIDRSKRPLVLTAAGQLYFEGLQRVLFDLQTLDQEVRSFGKRLAGQVEVASIYSVGLSYMPSAKSEFAERHPDVDLHIEFVIPERVHESVMEGTADLGLISYPKSTRTLNCVTWQREPMKLISAPDHPFANRREVRLAELDGQLMMGFDPSLKVQREIAAYLTRNGIRPKFDTGFDNIDSLIRAIQLNSGIGILPEPAIRREVANDSLRVIQCPDLEITRPLGIIWRRGARLGPAALEFGALLLGRPLKPDESSSEIRRRADAELKQPAASAAT from the coding sequence ATGCAGATCCGAGCACTCCGAGTTTTTTGCGACATCGCCAGCCAACGCAGTTTTTCGCGTGCGGCTGCGGCTCATGGCATGACTCAGAGCGCGGCTAGCCAGATCGTCCATCATCTGGAACAGGATCTATCGGTCCAGTTGATCGATCGCTCCAAGCGTCCGCTGGTCTTGACCGCCGCCGGACAGCTCTATTTCGAGGGGCTGCAGCGGGTTCTGTTCGACCTCCAAACGCTCGACCAGGAAGTTCGTTCGTTTGGCAAACGGCTGGCCGGCCAGGTCGAGGTCGCTTCGATCTATTCGGTAGGGCTCAGCTACATGCCCTCGGCCAAATCGGAATTTGCGGAACGTCACCCCGACGTCGACCTGCATATCGAATTTGTGATCCCCGAGCGGGTTCACGAATCGGTGATGGAAGGGACCGCCGACCTGGGGCTGATCTCGTATCCCAAGAGCACGCGGACGCTGAACTGCGTCACCTGGCAGCGCGAGCCGATGAAGTTGATCAGCGCTCCGGATCATCCTTTCGCCAATCGCCGCGAGGTCCGTCTGGCGGAACTCGACGGCCAACTGATGATGGGTTTCGATCCTTCGTTAAAGGTCCAACGCGAGATCGCTGCCTACTTAACACGAAACGGTATCCGGCCCAAATTTGATACCGGCTTCGATAATATCGATTCTTTAATCCGGGCCATTCAATTGAACAGCGGGATCGGGATTCTGCCCGAGCCCGCGATCCGACGCGAGGTCGCCAACGATTCACTGCGTGTGATTCAGTGCCCCGACCTCGAAATCACTCGACCACTTGGCATCATCTGGCGTCGCGGAGCCCGACTCGGGCCGGCAGCGTTGGAATTTGGTGCTCTTCTGTTGGGTCGTCCTCTAAAACCGGACGAATCGAGTTCTGAAATTCGCCGCCGTGCCGACGCTGAATTGAAACAGCCGGCCGCCTCGGCCGCGACCTAG